Proteins from one Gallus gallus isolate bGalGal1 chromosome 15, bGalGal1.mat.broiler.GRCg7b, whole genome shotgun sequence genomic window:
- the POP5 gene encoding ribonuclease P/MRP protein subunit POP5 isoform X1, translating to MRASDAPRRLTPRLARLRAAAVENAAKRGKQRACAKPPPAEGGRTEPRRPSEDGKSFLFSRPRAVAIGCGERRPLAHWLGAASARRSTAAAWFASRTGEAAVRRRGAAPPPPRSAPPTAARSEVPERLHRHRAAALPQGLPAAAELGAAARPAPGGPRAALPLRAAHAARGRLLHGALVAPAGTIRTCQKFLIQYNRRQLLLLLRSCTNEEERRSVRQAVLSCSLTEEQAQSGEEEEEDGTETD from the exons ATGAGGGCCTCGGACGCCCCTCGACGCCTCACACCGCGCCTCGCGCGCCTCCGCGCGGCGGCTGTAGAGAACGCGGCGAAGCGCGGGAAGCAGCGCGCATGCGCAAAGCCACCGCCAGCCGAGGGAGGAAGGACAGAGCCGCGCAGGCCGAGCGAGGACGGGAAGTCCTTCCTCTTTTCCCGCCCCCGCGCCGTGGCGATTGGCTGCGGTGAGCGGAGGCCGCTCGCTCATTGGCTGGGAGCCGCGTCCGCGCGGAGGAGCACGGCGGCGGCATGGTTCGCTTCAAGAACAGGTGAGGCCGCGGTgaggcggcgcggggccgctccCCCACCCCCTCGTAGCGCCCCACCGACCGCCGCCCGCAG TGAAGTACCTGAACGCCTACACCGGCACCGTGCTGCTGCGCTGCCGCAAGGACTTCCAGCGGCTGCTGAGCTCGGCGCTGCCGCTCGTCCGGCACCTGGAGGGCCGCGGGCAGCGCTTCCCCTGCGCGCTGCGCACGCTGCACGTGGGCG GCTGTTACACGGCGCTCTTGTGGCTCCTGCAGGAACCATCAGAACCTGTCAGAAGTTTCTAATCCAGTATAACCgaaggcagctgctgctgctgctgcggagCTGTACGAATGAAG AGGAGAGGCGCAGTGTGCGGCAGgcggtgctgagctgctccctcACAGAAGAGCAGGCACAgagcggggaggaggaggaggaggatggcaCAGAGACAGACTGA
- the POP5 gene encoding ribonuclease P/MRP protein subunit POP5 isoform X4, translated as MVRFKNRYVLCEVLSEDPRCRQCIEDRAVGLAVRDAIARAHGDYGLGCCCVSFTVKYLNAYTGTVLLRCRKDFQRLLSSALPLVRHLEGRGQRFPCALRTLHVGGTIRTCQKFLIQYNRRQLLLLLRSCTNEEERRSVRQAVLSCSLTEEQAQSGEEEEEDGTETD; from the exons ATGGTTCGCTTCAAGAACAG GTACGTGCTGTGCGAGGTGCTCTCGGAGGACCCGCGGTGCCGGCAGTGCATCGAGGACCGCGCGGTGGGCCTCGCCGTCAGGGACGCCATCGCGCGGGCGCACGGGGACTACGGGCTGGGGTGCTGCTGCGTGTCCTTCACAG TGAAGTACCTGAACGCCTACACCGGCACCGTGCTGCTGCGCTGCCGCAAGGACTTCCAGCGGCTGCTGAGCTCGGCGCTGCCGCTCGTCCGGCACCTGGAGGGCCGCGGGCAGCGCTTCCCCTGCGCGCTGCGCACGCTGCACGTGGGCG GAACCATCAGAACCTGTCAGAAGTTTCTAATCCAGTATAACCgaaggcagctgctgctgctgctgcggagCTGTACGAATGAAG AGGAGAGGCGCAGTGTGCGGCAGgcggtgctgagctgctccctcACAGAAGAGCAGGCACAgagcggggaggaggaggaggaggatggcaCAGAGACAGACTGA
- the POP5 gene encoding ribonuclease P/MRP protein subunit POP5 isoform X5, translating to MRASDAPRRLTPRLARLRAAAVENAAKRGKQRACAKPPPAEGGRTEPRRPSEDGKSFLFSRPRAVAIGCGERRPLAHWLGAASARRSTAAAWFASRTGEAAVRRRGAAPPPPRSAPPTAARRNHQNLSEVSNPV from the exons ATGAGGGCCTCGGACGCCCCTCGACGCCTCACACCGCGCCTCGCGCGCCTCCGCGCGGCGGCTGTAGAGAACGCGGCGAAGCGCGGGAAGCAGCGCGCATGCGCAAAGCCACCGCCAGCCGAGGGAGGAAGGACAGAGCCGCGCAGGCCGAGCGAGGACGGGAAGTCCTTCCTCTTTTCCCGCCCCCGCGCCGTGGCGATTGGCTGCGGTGAGCGGAGGCCGCTCGCTCATTGGCTGGGAGCCGCGTCCGCGCGGAGGAGCACGGCGGCGGCATGGTTCGCTTCAAGAACAGGTGAGGCCGCGGTgaggcggcgcggggccgctccCCCACCCCCTCGTAGCGCCCCACCGACCGCCGCCCGCAG GAACCATCAGAACCTGTCAGAAGTTTCTAATCCAGTATAA
- the POP5 gene encoding ribonuclease P/MRP protein subunit POP5 isoform X2: MRASDAPRRLTPRLARLRAAAVENAAKRGKQRACAKPPPAEGGRTEPRRPSEDGKSFLFSRPRAVAIGCGERRPLAHWLGAASARRSTAAAWFASRTVKYLNAYTGTVLLRCRKDFQRLLSSALPLVRHLEGRGQRFPCALRTLHVGGTIRTCQKFLIQYNRRQLLLLLRSCTNEEERRSVRQAVLSCSLTEEQAQSGEEEEEDGTETD, translated from the exons ATGAGGGCCTCGGACGCCCCTCGACGCCTCACACCGCGCCTCGCGCGCCTCCGCGCGGCGGCTGTAGAGAACGCGGCGAAGCGCGGGAAGCAGCGCGCATGCGCAAAGCCACCGCCAGCCGAGGGAGGAAGGACAGAGCCGCGCAGGCCGAGCGAGGACGGGAAGTCCTTCCTCTTTTCCCGCCCCCGCGCCGTGGCGATTGGCTGCGGTGAGCGGAGGCCGCTCGCTCATTGGCTGGGAGCCGCGTCCGCGCGGAGGAGCACGGCGGCGGCATGGTTCGCTTCAAGAACAG TGAAGTACCTGAACGCCTACACCGGCACCGTGCTGCTGCGCTGCCGCAAGGACTTCCAGCGGCTGCTGAGCTCGGCGCTGCCGCTCGTCCGGCACCTGGAGGGCCGCGGGCAGCGCTTCCCCTGCGCGCTGCGCACGCTGCACGTGGGCG GAACCATCAGAACCTGTCAGAAGTTTCTAATCCAGTATAACCgaaggcagctgctgctgctgctgcggagCTGTACGAATGAAG AGGAGAGGCGCAGTGTGCGGCAGgcggtgctgagctgctccctcACAGAAGAGCAGGCACAgagcggggaggaggaggaggaggatggcaCAGAGACAGACTGA
- the POP5 gene encoding ribonuclease P/MRP protein subunit POP5 isoform X3, translating to MRASDAPRRLTPRLARLRAAAVENAAKRGKQRACAKPPPAEGGRTEPRRPSEDGKSFLFSRPRAVAIGCGERRPLAHWLGAASARRSTAAAWFASRTGEAAVRRRGAAPPPPRSAPPTAARSEVPERLHRHRAAALPQGLPAAAELGAAARPAPGGPRAALPLRAAHAARGRNHQNLSEVSNPV from the exons ATGAGGGCCTCGGACGCCCCTCGACGCCTCACACCGCGCCTCGCGCGCCTCCGCGCGGCGGCTGTAGAGAACGCGGCGAAGCGCGGGAAGCAGCGCGCATGCGCAAAGCCACCGCCAGCCGAGGGAGGAAGGACAGAGCCGCGCAGGCCGAGCGAGGACGGGAAGTCCTTCCTCTTTTCCCGCCCCCGCGCCGTGGCGATTGGCTGCGGTGAGCGGAGGCCGCTCGCTCATTGGCTGGGAGCCGCGTCCGCGCGGAGGAGCACGGCGGCGGCATGGTTCGCTTCAAGAACAGGTGAGGCCGCGGTgaggcggcgcggggccgctccCCCACCCCCTCGTAGCGCCCCACCGACCGCCGCCCGCAG TGAAGTACCTGAACGCCTACACCGGCACCGTGCTGCTGCGCTGCCGCAAGGACTTCCAGCGGCTGCTGAGCTCGGCGCTGCCGCTCGTCCGGCACCTGGAGGGCCGCGGGCAGCGCTTCCCCTGCGCGCTGCGCACGCTGCACGTGGGCG GAACCATCAGAACCTGTCAGAAGTTTCTAATCCAGTATAA
- the POP5 gene encoding ribonuclease P/MRP protein subunit POP5 isoform X6, translating into MVRFKNRYVLCEVLSEDPRCRQCIEDRAVGLAVRDAIARAHGDYGLGCCCVSFTGTIRTCQKFLIQYNRRQLLLLLRSCTNEEERRSVRQAVLSCSLTEEQAQSGEEEEEDGTETD; encoded by the exons ATGGTTCGCTTCAAGAACAG GTACGTGCTGTGCGAGGTGCTCTCGGAGGACCCGCGGTGCCGGCAGTGCATCGAGGACCGCGCGGTGGGCCTCGCCGTCAGGGACGCCATCGCGCGGGCGCACGGGGACTACGGGCTGGGGTGCTGCTGCGTGTCCTTCACAG GAACCATCAGAACCTGTCAGAAGTTTCTAATCCAGTATAACCgaaggcagctgctgctgctgctgcggagCTGTACGAATGAAG AGGAGAGGCGCAGTGTGCGGCAGgcggtgctgagctgctccctcACAGAAGAGCAGGCACAgagcggggaggaggaggaggaggatggcaCAGAGACAGACTGA